AAGTGCAACCGGCGGAAGCTCGCGGAGATGCCGGTGCTGTGGGCGTACGCACGGGACCTGTTCCAGACGCCGGGTTTTGGTGACACGGTCGACTTCGACCACATCAAACGGCACTACTACGTGGTGCACCGCGATATCAATCCGACCGGAATCGTTCCGGTCGGACCGGACCTGTCGAACTGGCTCGAGCCGCACGACCGTGCGGCCCTGGGCGGAACCCCCTTCGGTGACGGCACGCCGCCCGAACCGGTCGCGCCCGAGGAGGCGGTGCCGGCCGGCCACTCTCCTCTCGCTGCGTGAGTCCCGGGCGCTCCCGAGTCCGCAACTCTGCGGCGGCCGCCCTGGACCCGGCGGCCGCACGACCCGCAGCGGCCCGCGATACGGCAGCGGCCCGCGTTCTGCGGCCGGCCGGAGCGTACCCGCGGCGCCGCCGGTCTCCACGTGCCCGGCGGTGACGCCGGCGCTCGGGCAACCGCCCCTTCCGGGGTCCCCGGCGGCCCTGGTCGGGGAACCCCGAGAGCCGTGTTCCGCCGCGTCGTCGTTCGTTCCTCCAACGCGTCTCGCACATGCCGTCCGCATCGCACGAAAGGTTTGCAGATAAGAGGCTGAGAGCTCTACCGTGGCGCGTATGCAGTCCTACACCATCGGGCAGGCGGCGCGGCTGCTCGGCGTCAGTCCCGACACCGCGCGCCGCTGGGCGGACGCCGGCCGGATCGCGACCCATCGCGACGAAGGCGGGCGGCGCCTCATCGACGGCCGGGACCTGGCCGCCTTCTCCATCGAGCTCGCACAGTCCGGCGGAGTGGAGGAGGACACCTCGTACACCTCCGCCCGCAACGCTTTCCCCGGCATCGTCACCGCCGTGAAACTCGGCGACGTCGCGGCACAGGTGGAGATCCAGGCGGGGCCGCACCGGCTGGTCTCGCTGCTCACCAGGGAGGCCGTCGAGGAACTGGAACTCGAGGTCGGCATGCAGGCCACCGCCCGTGTGAAGTCGACCAGCGTGCACATCGACCGCGCCTGATCCGCGCGTACCACGGCGGCGCCCCCGCGCCGGCTCAACACGACCCGCATCGACGCCCGACGCGCCGCCCCCGCCCCCCAGGAGCCTCAGCCCCATGACCCTCACCCTCGCCCCACCCCGCGCGGCCGCCGCAGTCCTGACGGCAGCCCTCCTCGTGCCGCTAGCCGCATGCGGCAACGACGCGGCGGACTCCGAGAGCGGCACCCAGGCCACACCGCTTGCCCCCGGCGCCTCCGCGGCAGACCTCACGGTGCTGGCCGCCGCCTCCCTCACCGACGTGTTCAGGACCGCCGGCGCCGCCTACGAGAGGTCCCACCCCGGCACGCGGATCACCTTCTCCTTCGCCGGGTCGCAGGAACTCGCCGCGCAGGTGAGGCAGGGTGCGCCGGCCGACGCCCTGGTCACCGCCGACACCAGGACCATGGACGGGCTCAGGGCCGACACCGGTACGCCGGAGATCATCGCCACGAACCGGCTCGTGATCGCCACGGCCGAGGGCAATCCGGACAGGATCGACGGCCTCGAGGACCTGGCCGATCCC
The genomic region above belongs to Streptomyces marianii and contains:
- a CDS encoding TOBE domain-containing protein; this translates as MQSYTIGQAARLLGVSPDTARRWADAGRIATHRDEGGRRLIDGRDLAAFSIELAQSGGVEEDTSYTSARNAFPGIVTAVKLGDVAAQVEIQAGPHRLVSLLTREAVEELELEVGMQATARVKSTSVHIDRA
- the modA gene encoding molybdate ABC transporter substrate-binding protein — its product is MTLTLAPPRAAAAVLTAALLVPLAACGNDAADSESGTQATPLAPGASAADLTVLAAASLTDVFRTAGAAYERSHPGTRITFSFAGSQELAAQVRQGAPADALVTADTRTMDGLRADTGTPEIIATNRLVIATAEGNPDRIDGLEDLADPGLKVVLAAPEVPVGRYGQKILDAQKITVKPVSQEPNVRAVLSKVELGEADAGIVYKTDAATAPGKVDAVEIPDARNAIAEYPAATLKTSENAEAATAFVAWLSSPEAQKILGDAGFQRP